The Terriglobus roseus region TCTTCAGAGCTGGCCATTTCTACCCGAAGATCTGTATGGGGAATCAAAGGCAAACGAGGAAAGTAAACTCCGGGAGCCCAAACCGCACGCCTCGGCGCGTTGAGCGGACTCACGTCGTCATCAGCATAGGAGTCACTGTAAAGGGTGACGTATTTCCGCAGTCCAGGAACGTGCAGCCGGAAATCAAATCCAGCTTTGCGATCTCCCGGATCGCTTCGATCTCCATACGCAAAATTAGTGCCAGTAGAAGCATGGCTCGTGAGATTACGCCAAAGGCTTCCGATCGTCATGGGGTGTCCGACACCCCACAAAATCGACCACCGAGTGAAGCCTAATTCCAGCGTGTCAAAGAAAGTGAACTCGGCCTTCTGTCCGTTGTAATAAGGCCGCGCCGGGAAATGGTGGCCGGATAGCTTTCCGAAATTGAGATCGAAGCGATACGTCACATGTCCTTCGGTGAATGGAACCGGATGCGGACGTGTGGACAACAGCCTCAGGTTATAAGTGGGCTCTGCATTGATTGAAAAGGACAGAGGCCCCATTGTTGTGGGTCCCCAATAGATCACTTGCTTTCCAAAAGAGAGCTGGTTTCCGGCAAACGCCACTCCGGCATACAACTCGATCGGCCGCTGGCGCACACCTGCCGTTGTGTTCGGAGTTATAGGAGCATAGCCGGGAACGCTAGAAGACTCGTCCAGATAGGTGATCAAACTAGAAAGTTGTGGCGTCGTACCTTGAATCGTTGGGTATTGCTGCAACTCCTGCCGATCATAAAAAAAGAAGCGACCGCGGTTCGCGCGCACGGAATAGCCAAGAATAGCGCTGTTACCGCGCCCAAGCGGCCTTCCGTAGTCGTTCCACCATGTCTGGCCAAAATGGTAACCATCCGTCAACGCCGGCCCTGCAATGGTTCCTTCACGAAAGTAAATAGATTCAACGGCCGCTTCCGGACTACCCGACGAAATATTGAACTCCCGCAAAAGATCGGAAAGCAGACGTTCAGCTTCACCGTCCGCATGTCCCGCGACTTCGCCTTTCAAATAATTGTCGCGTGCTTCGATTAGCTGGCGCAGGCATTCCTTACGCGTCCATGGGCGAATCGACACGCTCTGTGAACCGATGAATCCAAGGTTGGCGAGACGTTCCAGTGCCGGATATACCCAACTATCCATCGGAACGTTCACCGAACCAAAATGATCGGTCTTTGAGGAATCCTCATCGCTAGAGGAAGGGGTAGTTGCGATCTTGCTGTCTTGCTGCCCGAAGGCGCAGACCGCCGGTGCCATGATGAGCCCCAGACTGAAAAGCCCTACGGCTCGCCGTATGACTGCCTTCTGAGGAAGAAATCCCGTTCCATTGCGCGTCTTGTTCAAGCTCACGTCTTCCATGCGACGCTCGCGTGCAGCGCGCCGTTACTGGTCTTCGATAAGTTTAGCCACCGGTAAATCCGGGTTAGGCACGGAGGAAAGTTTTTGGAACTGTTCGAGCGTTTCGCTCTCGCTATATTTTATCGGCATTGCGGACTCGCAGACGAAAAACATACTCCGTCACAAAACGACTTCTACGCCCCTTCATCCCATGCAATCAAAAGATTTAGACCCTCCGACTTCTATCGTACGAAGATTTTCGTTGACATCTACGAAGACCTTCGGATATGTTCCTTTCCATGAAGATTACGAAGCAAATACCAAAGCCGACAGAGGGTGAGCTCGAACTCCTGACCATCCTGTGGGACCGAGGCGAAGCAACCGTCCGCGACGTGTTCGAGGCCGTGAATGAACGCCGCCCTGTGGTGTACACGGGCGTGCAAAAACTCATGCAGATCATGCTGGACAAAGGTCTGGTGGAACGCGATGCCACGGAACGCGCTCACGTTTATCGTGCCGCCATCGCAAAGGGAGATACGGAGCGTCGCTTTATGCGCGAGTTGAGCGACCGCTTCTTCGCAGGTTCAGCAGCACAGTTGGCGCTGCGTGCGTTGGAGATGGAACCTGCCAGCGAAGAGGATCTCCGCGAGATCCGCAGACTCATAGCAACAAAGCTGTCCTGAAAGGAGCCGAGAGGATGAGCGCTTATCTTGGGGTACACACCGGAGAAGTAGTTGCACTGGGATGGACGCTGCTGCACTTCTGTTGGCAGAGTGCAGGGATAGCGTTGTTGTACGCGTTGGTGGATCGATGCACGCGGAATGCGTCTGCCTCAGTCCGGAACGGCATTGCTGTGACCGCGCTCGCGCTCATGCCGCTTGCTGCTATCGCAACCTTCGTGGAACAGGAACGGCTTGTGGTTCCGGTACAGCACACCGTGCAACCGTCCACACAGGTCGAGCAACAACTCCCCGTGATTGCATCGCGCCTGGGCACTATGCACACGGCGATTCTGAATGAGGTTCCCTCGGCCGCACCAATAGTCAGTGGAGGTGAACTCTGGATCGCAGAACACGCCGGCGTTCTGTTGCCCTGCATGGATGTCCTGTGGCTTCTGGGCGTCTTGTTACTGACAGTGAGAGCTGCGGGCGGATGGTGGCAGTTACGCGGTTTGAAATTGCGAGCAAGCGCTGCTGTACCACCGGAAATTCAGATCGCGTTTGAGCGATTGAAGCGTCGATATGAGCTAAGCCGTGGCGTTCTACTGCGCATGTCTGATGAAGTGATCTCTCCCATGGTGTTTGGTGTGTGGCGCACCGTTGTTCTTGTGCCGATGAGTGCAGTCGCACAGTTGACTCCTGAGCAGATGGAAGCAGTGTTGGCGCATGAACTGGCCCATGTGCGGCGTTGGGATTACCTGGTCAACCTGATGCAAACGGTGACAGAGTGTCTGTTCTTCTTCCATCCAGCAGTGTGGTGGATTAGCCATCGCGTTAGAGATTTTCGCGAAGTGTGTTGCGACGAAGCAGCAACACAAACCTGCGCAGATCCTGCGATCTATGCAGCAGCTCTGCTGCAGATGGAAGAACAGCGCTTCCGCCAGCCGCAACTGGCGATGGCCCTGAACGGCAATGGTGGAACGCTTTTGCAACGAGTACGACAAGTTATGGGAGAGAAAGCAATGGAGCAAAGACAGATGAGCGGAATTCGAATGATGACGGCAGGCCTGGCGCTGGTTGGACTGTATGCGGTACCTCACGTAGCGCACAGCATGAAGATGGAAATAACACCCAAGCCCGCGGTTGCCCCGTTAGCAGAAGTCGCTCCACGCGTAACCGCACAACCAACACCGGAAGTTGTTATCGCGGTGAAACCGAAGGTTGACGTTGCAACAGTTCAATCGACGAACATTGACATTGCCGATGCAAATCCAGAGCTCAACCCTGCACCTGCTCCACGTGCAGTCAATGAGAGCTCCTCGCAAGAAGTGAAGCAGAACGGCATGCAGTATCTCGACGGCATGAAAGCAGCCGGCTATCCGTTGGATCTCAATAACGATCTCGATGAAATCATCCGTCTTCGGTCAATTGGTGTAACACCCGAATATGCGAGTGCCATGTCGCAGGCTGGCATGGGCAAACCCACACTAAAAGAATTGACCACGCTGAAAGCTGTCGGTGTGACACCGGACTATGTGAAGTCGCTGAAGTCTTCCTCTTCTGCGCCAGCGAACTTTCGCGACGTGATTTCGTTCAAGACTCTCGGTGTAACGCCGGAATATGCACAGCAAATGGAGTCGTTAGGACTTGGTAAACCAACCATGCATGACCTCACCAGCATGAAGGCTGTTGGCGTCACTCCTGAATACGCTGCCGGATTGAAGAGCGCCGGTTTCACACCGAAAGACTTCCATGAACTGGTCAGCATGCGCGCTGTGGGCGTTACTCCGGAATATGCGAGTGCCATGGCTGCTGCGGGCTTCTCCGCGAACTCTTCACATGACCTGGTCAGCATGAAAGCACAGGGCATGACACCGGAGTATGCGAAGTGGCTGAAAGCAAACTTCCCTAACGCAGACCTGCACGCCATGCGCCAGGCAATCACATTCCACATTGACGAAAAATTCGTCGCCGATGCCAAGGCCCATGGCTTCAACGGGACTGACCTGGATAAGTTGACGAAGCTGAAGATGTCGGGCTTGCTGAACTAAAGTTCAGCAGCACCGAGCAAACACCCAAGACATTGCAAACGGTTTGTCGTTGCGGCACAACCGCGGCAACGACGGAGCCATGCCGCTTCCGGCGTGCACGACAGAGCACGCTCTAAGAACAAAGGAGACACCTGATGAAACGTACGTGGATCGCGTTGATAATGATCGCCACTTCAGCACCATGCATTGCGCAAACCATGTCGGGAGTCTGCATGATCTCAGAAGGGCTGCACAAAGATGGAGCGCCGGTAGCCAGAGTCATGCTTTCGGAAAACAATTGTGCAACTGACGGCCGCAACTGCATGGAGATGTCGAATACATCTACAGAGTGGCGTCAATGGACTGGCGTCTCCCCGGAGATACTGCATCGCGACACCTCAACAATAGATGCAAAGCTCGTCGGCGATGCAGGCTCGCTCACTTGTAACGGCGTGGTGCATGATGGCATTCTCTCTGGCCGTTTCGGCTTCGATGCGAATCCTGCCTTCGTTACGGACATGGCTGCACTTGGCTTTGATGGCATTCTCCCGCGTAAACAGTTAAGCATGCTCATGCTGGACATCACTCCCGCCTGGGCGAAGCAGATACAATCGCTCGGCATCACCGAACTCAATACCAACCGACTGCAAGGGCTACGCGCATTGCACGTAGATGCGGACTACATCCACGCGATGGCTGCCGCCGGCTATCCCGAATTGCGTGCGGGCAAATTAACGGAGATGAAAGCCGTCGGGGTCACGCCGGAGAAGGTGCAAGAGGCAAAGTCACTCGGCTTTCAACCTTCAGAGCAAGATCTGATTCAGATGGCTGTATTCAAAATCGATCGGCCCTTCGTGGAGCGTATGCGCGCGCGTGGGCTGACAGACCTCACGCTCAAGAAGCTAATCCAGATCAAGATCTTCAAGCTGGACGACTAGAACCTGAGACCGCCTATAAGGAGCGCACCAATGACACACAAGATGCTGTTTGCGGTACTTCTAAGCCAAGGAGTTTGCTCGCTGGCTGTGGCAGCGCCCGCCGATTCTGTTGCGCACAATGTAAGACCAACGGACCTCGCCGCCAGACCAGAACGGACGCCAATTCAGAATATGCAAGGACTACACCTAATGATTCGCGGTGGAACATCGCAGTGGGCCTTTCAATTTGTGTGTGTCGACGCTCACTGTGAGTTTCGTCACACACACGCATCGCATCATGGGGAAGCACCAGAGCACATTGACTTGTCCGTTCGACTCACATGCTCGACAGGATGCACCAGCCGTCAGAATCCATCGCTCCAGTCAGCTTCCCTCTCCAAGAAAGACGGACATTAATCCATCCATAGATTCTTATCGGTGAGATCACTCTGTTGGAACCACAAACCTATATCCGAAGTAGTTTTCAGTAAGCAGATACCTCGGGTCTGCAGGATCATCTTCAATCTTGCGGCGTAATTGACTTATGTAAGTTCGTAGATACTCTCTCTCATCACCAAACTCTGCCCCCCAAACTTCTACAAGAAGCCTGTGATGTGCAATGGGGTTTCCCGTACTTTTCATAAGGGCCAAGAGCAACTCAAACTCTTTTGGAGTGAGGTGAATCTCTACACCTCTGCGCATCAGCCGATGTGCGAGCGGGTCAATTTTCAGATCGCCAACCTCTATGATCTGGTTTGGATCTTCATCGCTTTGCCGCATCCTGCGAATCCCAGCTCGGATGCGCGCAGCCAACTCAGGCAATAGAAACGGTTTCGTCACATAGTCGTCCGCGCCAGCATCCAGAGCCGATACCTTATCTTCAACGTGATCTCTTACAGTGAGAACGATGATCGGTAGACGAGGATAGGCTGCTCGTATCTTCTTGCATGCAGCAATACCACCCATGCCAGGCATGTTGAGATCCAACAAAACCAATTCCATCTTGTGGTTTCGTAGTTCTGCGAGACCAAGTTCACCGGATTGCGCCTCAAACGTTTCGAAGCCCAATACCCTCAACATGGTTGAGAGGCTATGGCGAAGAGCAGTGTCATCCTCAACGATCAGAATCGTCCCCTGATTCATAACAATTCGCCCCGTCGAAGATGAACACGCATCCTTCCGAAGCCCATGTCGTGCGAAACCCGAAGCTCCATCGCAATTACAGACTACAGATGAGCGCATAAAGAAGTTGTAAGAAACGTTAGTAAGTGTTGCTCGGATAAAAGCGAGTGAAGTAGCGGAAATCTTTACGAAGATCCCGCACAATCCTTATGGGTTCCTGATGGGTCGCCACATAGCATCGCCCATGGTGCACGTGGATATCGCAAGTGCGCGCACCAGGATGGAGAACCATGATCTCGTTTCGTAGCAAAGGCTGCGCACTCTTAACCGGCCTTCTTCTCGCCAGCGCAACCACACTTCATGCACAGACCTCTGAAGCCGCACCAGCAGACGCCCCAGTACAAAACAGTGATCTGACACAGGGTAATTTCTTTCAACGGCTTGGCCACTTTTACGTTCATGACTGGAACGGAACTCTGCCGTCGACACCTACACCGCAGCGCCGAGCTTTGGATGCGCCTCTCGATTCGCCGCCATATCCCAGCAGTGATTGGGGCTATGGAGGATCCAGTGCGATTGGCATTCCAGATGGAAATACTTATCCGTTGATGTCAGCACTCAAGCTACAGAACAGCAGAACAAAAATTTACGGATGGGTTGCTCCAAGCTTTAACTACAGCACCTCGGACAAGAACAGCTTCCCTGTCTCCTACGACGTGTTTCCCAACAGCGTTGTTCTGAATCAGGCTGTCGTGTACATCGAACGTCTTCCTGACACGGTGCAAAACAAGCATTTCGATTGGGGATTTCACGTCACCGGATTCTTCGGCAACGACTACCGCTTCACGACAGCGAAGGATTATCTCAGTCAACAGCTGCTTCAAAAGAATCGTCGTTATGGATTCGATCCAGTGCTTGAATATGCTGACCTCTACTTCCCA contains the following coding sequences:
- a CDS encoding response regulator transcription factor; protein product: MNQGTILIVEDDTALRHSLSTMLRVLGFETFEAQSGELGLAELRNHKMELVLLDLNMPGMGGIAACKKIRAAYPRLPIIVLTVRDHVEDKVSALDAGADDYVTKPFLLPELAARIRAGIRRMRQSDEDPNQIIEVGDLKIDPLAHRLMRRGVEIHLTPKEFELLLALMKSTGNPIAHHRLLVEVWGAEFGDEREYLRTYISQLRRKIEDDPADPRYLLTENYFGYRFVVPTE
- a CDS encoding BlaI/MecI/CopY family transcriptional regulator, giving the protein MKITKQIPKPTEGELELLTILWDRGEATVRDVFEAVNERRPVVYTGVQKLMQIMLDKGLVERDATERAHVYRAAIAKGDTERRFMRELSDRFFAGSAAQLALRALEMEPASEEDLREIRRLIATKLS
- a CDS encoding capsule assembly Wzi family protein, encoding MEDVSLNKTRNGTGFLPQKAVIRRAVGLFSLGLIMAPAVCAFGQQDSKIATTPSSSDEDSSKTDHFGSVNVPMDSWVYPALERLANLGFIGSQSVSIRPWTRKECLRQLIEARDNYLKGEVAGHADGEAERLLSDLLREFNISSGSPEAAVESIYFREGTIAGPALTDGYHFGQTWWNDYGRPLGRGNSAILGYSVRANRGRFFFYDRQELQQYPTIQGTTPQLSSLITYLDESSSVPGYAPITPNTTAGVRQRPIELYAGVAFAGNQLSFGKQVIYWGPTTMGPLSFSINAEPTYNLRLLSTRPHPVPFTEGHVTYRFDLNFGKLSGHHFPARPYYNGQKAEFTFFDTLELGFTRWSILWGVGHPMTIGSLWRNLTSHASTGTNFAYGDRSDPGDRKAGFDFRLHVPGLRKYVTLYSDSYADDDVSPLNAPRRAVWAPGVYFPRLPLIPHTDLRVEMASSEELSQDEGRVRNFLNNQYRDGNTNKGFMLGNAVGRDARAIEGRVTYWKSANTTFGGGFRQTKGGNMLPGGSTISDVFGNVTAGIGKEWSVKAFVQYERWLLPVLQPTPQHNGSGWIQVMWTPQNSVLRRIGKEK
- a CDS encoding M56 family metallopeptidase yields the protein MSAYLGVHTGEVVALGWTLLHFCWQSAGIALLYALVDRCTRNASASVRNGIAVTALALMPLAAIATFVEQERLVVPVQHTVQPSTQVEQQLPVIASRLGTMHTAILNEVPSAAPIVSGGELWIAEHAGVLLPCMDVLWLLGVLLLTVRAAGGWWQLRGLKLRASAAVPPEIQIAFERLKRRYELSRGVLLRMSDEVISPMVFGVWRTVVLVPMSAVAQLTPEQMEAVLAHELAHVRRWDYLVNLMQTVTECLFFFHPAVWWISHRVRDFREVCCDEAATQTCADPAIYAAALLQMEEQRFRQPQLAMALNGNGGTLLQRVRQVMGEKAMEQRQMSGIRMMTAGLALVGLYAVPHVAHSMKMEITPKPAVAPLAEVAPRVTAQPTPEVVIAVKPKVDVATVQSTNIDIADANPELNPAPAPRAVNESSSQEVKQNGMQYLDGMKAAGYPLDLNNDLDEIIRLRSIGVTPEYASAMSQAGMGKPTLKELTTLKAVGVTPDYVKSLKSSSSAPANFRDVISFKTLGVTPEYAQQMESLGLGKPTMHDLTSMKAVGVTPEYAAGLKSAGFTPKDFHELVSMRAVGVTPEYASAMAAAGFSANSSHDLVSMKAQGMTPEYAKWLKANFPNADLHAMRQAITFHIDEKFVADAKAHGFNGTDLDKLTKLKMSGLLN